A part of Micromonospora chersina genomic DNA contains:
- the bioB gene encoding biotin synthase BioB, with protein sequence MPEILDQARTQVLENGVGLDEAGVLAVLNLPDEHLPAALQLAHEVRMRWCGPEVEVEGIVSLKTGGCPEDCHFCSQSGLFTSPVRSVWLDIPALVEAAKQTAATGATEFCIVAAVRGPDARLMKQMREGVAAIRAEVDIQVAASLGMLTQEQVDELVEMGVHRYNHNLETCRSYFPNVVTTHSWEERWETLRMVRESGMEVCCGGILGLGETVEQRAEFAAQLAELDPHEVPLNFLNPRPGTPLADRQVVEGKDALRAIAAFRLAMPRTILRYAGGRELTLGDLGTRDGLLGGINAVIVGNYLTTLGRPATDDLKLLDDLKMPVKALSATL encoded by the coding sequence ATGCCAGAGATCCTCGACCAGGCCCGGACCCAGGTGCTGGAGAACGGCGTCGGCCTCGACGAGGCCGGCGTCCTCGCCGTGCTGAACCTGCCCGACGAGCACCTGCCCGCCGCCCTCCAGCTCGCCCACGAGGTGCGGATGCGCTGGTGCGGCCCGGAGGTCGAGGTCGAGGGCATCGTCTCGCTGAAGACCGGCGGCTGCCCGGAGGACTGCCACTTCTGCTCGCAGTCCGGCCTGTTCACCTCGCCGGTCCGCTCGGTCTGGCTGGACATCCCGGCGCTTGTCGAGGCGGCCAAGCAGACCGCGGCGACCGGGGCCACCGAGTTCTGCATCGTGGCCGCCGTGCGCGGCCCCGACGCGCGGCTCATGAAGCAGATGCGCGAGGGTGTGGCCGCCATCAGGGCGGAGGTGGACATCCAGGTCGCCGCCTCGCTGGGCATGCTCACGCAGGAGCAGGTCGACGAGCTGGTCGAGATGGGCGTGCACCGCTACAACCACAACCTGGAGACCTGCCGCTCCTACTTCCCGAACGTGGTCACCACGCACTCCTGGGAGGAGCGCTGGGAGACCCTGAGGATGGTCCGCGAGTCCGGCATGGAGGTCTGCTGCGGCGGCATCCTCGGCCTGGGCGAGACGGTGGAGCAGCGCGCCGAGTTCGCCGCGCAGCTCGCCGAGCTGGACCCGCACGAGGTGCCGCTGAACTTCCTCAACCCCCGCCCGGGCACCCCGCTCGCGGACCGCCAGGTGGTGGAGGGCAAGGACGCGCTGCGCGCCATCGCCGCGTTCCGGCTGGCCATGCCGCGCACCATCCTCCGGTACGCGGGCGGCCGCGAGCTCACCCTCGGTGACCTGGGCACCCGGGACGGCCTGCTCGGCGGCATCAACGCGGTCATCGTGGGCAACTACCTGACC
- a CDS encoding 8-amino-7-oxononanoate synthase: MADWLAALDRRAELRAKAGLTRTLRPRAAGDAVVDLAGNDYLGLATHPEVTAAAGQALSAYGLGATGSRLVRGSTDPHHALEDDLAEWLGVDRALVFSSGYLANLAAVRGLVQPRTLLVSDAHNHASLIDGCRISGAETIVTPHADVDAVAAALAAAPGRPAVVVTESVFSVDGDLAPLAALHAVARRHGALLLVDDAHALGVTGPAGAGGVAAAGLAGEPDVVVTATLSKALGGAGGVVAGPAEFVRHLVETGRTFIFDTAPPPAVVAGVRAAVRLARAGDGLRAELAERAALAVRRLGAAGLEVSAPDGAVVSVTAPGPEAATAWAADCRDRGVAVGCFRPPSTPDSRSRLRLTISAGVDRADFERALDVIVECAP, from the coding sequence GTGGCGGACTGGCTGGCGGCCCTGGACCGCCGCGCCGAGCTGCGCGCGAAGGCGGGGCTCACCCGCACGCTGCGCCCCCGCGCCGCCGGCGACGCCGTGGTCGACCTGGCCGGCAACGACTACCTCGGCCTGGCCACCCATCCGGAGGTCACCGCCGCGGCCGGTCAGGCGCTGTCGGCGTACGGGCTGGGCGCCACCGGCTCGCGCCTGGTGCGCGGCTCCACCGACCCGCACCACGCCCTCGAGGACGACCTGGCCGAGTGGCTCGGCGTCGACCGGGCGCTTGTCTTCTCCTCCGGCTACCTGGCCAACCTCGCCGCCGTCCGGGGCCTGGTGCAGCCCCGTACGCTGCTGGTCTCCGACGCCCACAACCACGCCTCGCTGATCGACGGCTGCCGGATCTCCGGTGCCGAGACGATCGTCACTCCGCACGCCGACGTCGACGCGGTGGCGGCCGCGCTGGCCGCCGCCCCGGGCCGCCCCGCGGTGGTGGTGACCGAGTCGGTCTTCTCCGTCGACGGCGACCTCGCCCCCCTCGCGGCGCTGCACGCCGTGGCCCGCCGGCACGGCGCGCTGCTGCTTGTCGACGACGCGCACGCGCTCGGCGTCACCGGGCCGGCCGGAGCCGGTGGGGTGGCCGCGGCCGGGCTGGCCGGCGAGCCCGACGTGGTGGTGACAGCGACCCTGTCCAAGGCGCTCGGCGGGGCGGGCGGTGTGGTGGCCGGGCCGGCGGAGTTCGTCCGGCACCTCGTGGAGACCGGCCGCACCTTCATCTTCGACACCGCGCCGCCGCCGGCCGTGGTGGCCGGGGTACGCGCCGCCGTGCGGTTGGCCCGGGCCGGCGACGGCCTGCGCGCCGAGCTGGCCGAGCGGGCCGCCCTCGCCGTGCGCCGGCTGGGTGCGGCCGGGCTGGAGGTCTCCGCCCCGGACGGTGCGGTGGTCTCGGTGACCGCGCCCGGTCCGGAGGCGGCGACCGCCTGGGCGGCCGACTGCCGGGACCGGGGCGTGGCGGTGGGCTGCTTCCGGCCGCCGTCCACCCCGGACAGCCGGTCCCGGCTGCGGCTGACCATCAGCGCCGGGGTCGACCGGGCCGACTTCGAACGGGCCCTGGACGTGATCGTGGAGTGTGCACCATGA